From Polaribacter haliotis:
TCTAAAATTTTAAAATTAGATAAAGTAAGTCCACTATTATCAACCTTTAAAGTCTCGTTGTTAAGTAAAAATTTAGTATTTAATTTAGATATATTAAAACCTGCGTTTTTGAAGGTAATATCTCCGTTATATTTTGGTTCGGAAGTGGTTCCAGTAACTTTAAATTCTCCTGAAAAACTTCCATTAGTTTCTTTAACTTCTCCTAATGAAAACGTATTTAAAGCTTTCATTTTAAATTCATTAATATTTAAATCTAAGTTTAGATTTGCTTCAGTATTACTTACAAAATAATCTCCTTTTAAATCTAAATTTACATCTCCTCCTTTTAAATCTGCATTAAAATCGTATTTGCTATTTCCTAAAGATTTCGCATCTAATTTTAGCGTTCCTAAATTTGTTTTTAGTACCTCTAATTTACTTACATTTAAATCTGCAATAATACCAGTATCTTCAAACGGATCTTCTAAAATAAAACTTCCATTTAATATTCCAGTGGTAATTTCTGTTTCAGGATTTAAGTAATTAAAAACTTCATTAATTTTGAAATTTTTGTAATCTATGGCAATATGGTTTTTAGATACGTTAGGTAATTTATCCGTAATTTCTATAGATTGGTTATCCTTAGAAATTTTAAAATTCTTGAAAGCGATTTTATTATTAATTAGCGATATTTCGTTGTCAGTTGGAATATTCCATTTTCCCTTATTTAAAACCAAACTATCTGGATTTACAGTAAATTTTAAATCATCTCTATTTCCAGTAATTTTTGTGTTCACATTCATTAATTTTTCTCCATTATGTGAACCTGAAAAATTAAGAGATAATTCGTTGTTGGTTTGGTTTCCAGTAATATATGTTCTTGGAACATCTAAAGGCCCAGCTACGATTCGTTTGAAACCTAAATCGAAATTAAAATTATCTTTATCTGTAGTCATAGAAAACGCCAAACTATCTAATTCATTTCCACTGTAATTTATATGTGGAGCCGTAATTTGGGCATCTAATTTTCTTGCTTTTTCATTAAAATCTACAGCAATATCTATTGTATCCACATCTTTTACGTTCACTAAAAAAACATCTTTTAATAATGATGATTGTGCAATTTTCCCTTCAAATTTTAAGTTAACTGGATTTTTAATTGAATCTGCAATTTTTTCATCTCTATAAAAATAACTAAAAACATGTCGCTGAATAGCTTTGGTGAAAGTTTGTGGATCTGTGTTAGATTCTAGGTCTAAATTCAGCATTTTATTTTTTACAGAAAGAGATGTTGTATCTTTATCTACATAAGCTTTTGCGTCTATTGCACCTAACAAATAAGTTCTATCATCATAAACAAAAACCCCATTTATAATTTTACTTTCTATATCGTAATTTTTGCTATTTCCTTTAAAGTCTAAAGAGATATCCATACCCGTTTTTACGTTTCTATTCATAAAACCTAAGGCTTGTAAATCTGCTCCAATAACATTTAATTTTATGTTTGCTTTAGAGGCAATAGAATCTAAAAATACTTTACCATTTAAAGCAATGTTTAAATTTTCATCTTTATATTTTGATGTAATATTTCCTTCGCCATTTTTAACATCTCCATTGATAATTAAATCTTTAATAGCATAATTATTTAATGTAAATTTTGATACATTCGCTTCTAAGGTCGCATCTAAAGTGTTTATACTTTTTCCACTTCCCTTTGAATTTACAGTTAAACTTAGAGACCCAAACTGAGGGTTTTTTAACAATTCGTTTACTTTATAATCTTCAATTTTTACGACAGCATCGTAACTTATAGTATTTTTATTTTTGAAGTTTCCATTAATTTCTGCAATTCCTTGTGTGGTTGTTATTTTTGCATTTGCCGAAATATTATCGAGAGAGCCACTAGCTTTTCCGACTAATAATACATTTTCTGGAAGCTGAATTCCTAATTCTTTTTCATCTATAAATTGAAGAATATCTGAACGTTTTGTTTCTGCCTTTAATGATGAAATATCCACCAATAATTTATTGGGGTCTGTAACATTCATAAAAGTTCCATTTGCTGAAATTTTTGTAGAATTTCCCCAATTTACTTTTGCATTTCTAAGATTGATGGAAGCCAAACTACCATTTGCCTGAATATTTCCAGTAAGTAATTTTTTACTTGCCTTTTTTAAATAAACATTTTTTCTAAGTGAAGGTTGAAATTTAAAAACCTCATCTAAAGAGACTTTAAAAGTGGGAATGTTTAAATTGACTTTCGTTTTCTCTGGAGTTGCTAAAAGCTTATTTAAAGAAGCATATTTTAAATCGGCATTTCCAACAAGAACATTGTTGTTTAATTTAAAGTCTAAATCGTTTAAATCTACTTTATTATCTGTTGCAGTTAAATTAAATGAAAGTTGATGCAAATTTAAACCGGAAGCTTCATTAAAATTAAGCTTAGAAATTTCTGCACCTGCTTTTTTGTCTTTCAAGAAAATATCTGTTGCATTAAAAGTTATATTCTCTAACGAAATTACTTTCGGATTGAATACGTTTTTTTGTGGTTTTGCATTGTCTTCAGAATAAATAATAGCATTATTTTCTAAATTGATATCAGCAATATTTATAATGAATTCTGGCCATTCTATTTTTACAGTTTCATTACTTTTTGAAGTAATTGCACTTTTTTTAGAAACTGTATTTAAAGATATTTTTGAATTACTAAGCTGTAGTTTATCTAAATATATGTTGTTTTTTGCTAAATCTATTTGTGGTATTTCTGCATAAAAATTATCAATATTTATATCTGAAGAAATGTTATCTACTTTCGATTCGTAAAATGCAATAACATTTTCAATTGTAAAATTATCAACTGAAAATTTTGGTAATGGAACTTCTTCTGTAGAAACTACTTGAGGTGGATTTTGAACAAACCTAATATTCGAATTCGAAAGGTTAATATTAGAAGCTTCAAAACTCATATTCTCTAAATCCGTCGTTTCCATTTTTGCTTCTAGTTCGCCAATTTTAAAATGTCCATCCAATCCTAGAACATCATCTTTCAACAAAAAATCGATGTCTTTAAAAAACAAATCTCCTATAACAATATCCAATGGTTTTGCTGTAGAATCCTTAACAACAGGA
This genomic window contains:
- a CDS encoding translocation/assembly module TamB domain-containing protein — encoded protein: MPKKRKYRFLRRTLRVLLGILLFLFLIVIFIRSSWGQSIIVDKAVSYVSNKTDTKVAVEKLFVTFDGSVQLDGLYLEDTKGDTLVYSKSLEANVPLWAIIRGNGIGVDNLTLEGLRANITRKDTVSGYNFQFLIDAFEPENPTPVVKDSTAKPLDIVIGDLFFKDIDFLLKDDVLGLDGHFKIGELEAKMETTDLENMSFEASNINLSNSNIRFVQNPPQVVSTEEVPLPKFSVDNFTIENVIAFYESKVDNISSDINIDNFYAEIPQIDLAKNNIYLDKLQLSNSKISLNTVSKKSAITSKSNETVKIEWPEFIINIADINLENNAIIYSEDNAKPQKNVFNPKVISLENITFNATDIFLKDKKAGAEISKLNFNEASGLNLHQLSFNLTATDNKVDLNDLDFKLNNNVLVGNADLKYASLNKLLATPEKTKVNLNIPTFKVSLDEVFKFQPSLRKNVYLKKASKKLLTGNIQANGSLASINLRNAKVNWGNSTKISANGTFMNVTDPNKLLVDISSLKAETKRSDILQFIDEKELGIQLPENVLLVGKASGSLDNISANAKITTTQGIAEINGNFKNKNTISYDAVVKIEDYKVNELLKNPQFGSLSLTVNSKGSGKSINTLDATLEANVSKFTLNNYAIKDLIINGDVKNGEGNITSKYKDENLNIALNGKVFLDSIASKANIKLNVIGADLQALGFMNRNVKTGMDISLDFKGNSKNYDIESKIINGVFVYDDRTYLLGAIDAKAYVDKDTTSLSVKNKMLNLDLESNTDPQTFTKAIQRHVFSYFYRDEKIADSIKNPVNLKFEGKIAQSSLLKDVFLVNVKDVDTIDIAVDFNEKARKLDAQITAPHINYSGNELDSLAFSMTTDKDNFNFDLGFKRIVAGPLDVPRTYITGNQTNNELSLNFSGSHNGEKLMNVNTKITGNRDDLKFTVNPDSLVLNKGKWNIPTDNEISLINNKIAFKNFKISKDNQSIEITDKLPNVSKNHIAIDYKNFKINEVFNYLNPETEITTGILNGSFILEDPFEDTGIIADLNVSKLEVLKTNLGTLKLDAKSLGNSKYDFNADLKGGDVNLDLKGDYFVSNTEANLNLDLNINEFKMKALNTFSLGEVKETNGSFSGEFKVTGTTSEPKYNGDITFKNAGFNISKLNTKFLLNNETLKVDNSGLTLSNFKILDAKKNALILSGKIGTESFVNPTFDLNVDAKNFRVLNATKEDNEFLYGTATFNANAKLTGDLQIPKLDAKLTLGAGTDVTYVMPSVYANVEERDGIVAFVNRKNPDAILTRTEEQTATITGFDISASLKVDRKAAVTVVINKDTGDNFKASGDGNFIFTMVPNGRINLTGGYEIWDGHYELNLYNLVDRKFLIAPGSRVSWSGDPFDADLDVRAIYKLETSASPLMAPQISGAEPSVKSKYKQVLPFEVSLNIDGELLQPKISFGLDMPEEDRGSIGGQVYGRVQQVNQQEAELNKQVFSLLVLNRFYPDAGSDGSSGGFATVARDNLNDAVSGQLNAFSNKILGGSGIELDFGLNSFTDYQGDAPTDRTQLDIAAQKKLFNDRLTVRVGSEVDIQGSSTTGEKAPLIGNVSLEYKITENGRYRLKGFRESKFENVIDGQTIVSGIALIFTQEFNQFSELWNAILRSSKKKEEEAKAKKKETDDKIKEKESVLKK